The Bacteroidota bacterium DNA window TACGTCGTGATGCAAATCAGCAGGCAGAACAGGGCGAAACGATCAGTTTTTTAGAAGAATGTAAACCCGGGGACTTAGCATTTTTTGATAATGAAGATGGAAAGATCATTCATGTTGGAATAATAACTCACGGAAACAACATTATTCATGCAAGCGGAAAAGTTCGTTTAGATAAACTGGATCATCAGGGTATTTTTAACGGGGAAACAAAAAAGTACTCGCATAACCTGAGACTTTTAAAAAGAATCGTTTAATATTATTTTTGTTTTACGTATTTCCAATTCCTGATCTTTCCTTCCGACACCCACTCCAACATTGTTTCAAGTCTTTTAATTCTTGTCGTTTCTGTTTTTGCTTCTTCGATCCATTCAACATATTCTTTCTGCTGACTGTTTGAAAATGCATAGAAATTTGTATTTACTTTTTTATTCTTCTTTATTGCTGTTAAAATATAATCAGGAATTTTTACATCAACAATTGATTTTGGTTTAGAATGGGTTGGAGATTTGACACCTTCATCATTCAATTTCATCGCTTTCTTTATGATCGTTGCCAAAACTTTATCTGAAGGAAGATCCTTAAGATCCGAGATCCGGCCAAGCTGACCCATCGCTGAACTGTCCTCTATTTTCTGCAACTCCGGGATCAATGAACCTTTCCAGAATCCAATAGCACAATGTCCGGAAAATGAAGCCATACTGCACATGATCCCTTTATACTGGAAATGAGGGAAACCCCACTTTAGTGTTTCTTCAGTTTCAGGGCAATGTGTATGGACTAATGACCTGAAATGTTTTAAAATGGGCTGAGCAAACTCTTTTGATTGCTTAATATATTGGTCGATAGCCTTGTCCTTTTTCATTTATTTGTCATTTATGATGTTAATTTAGAATAAAAAGGACAAAAAATTGGGTATTGTCCTGAAAAATTAACAATTTTGGCATGAAAATTACGAAGGGTATTTTAACAAAATACTAAATTTTATGAAAAAGATCTACATTCTGTTCCTTATACTAGTTACTGCCTCACTATCAATTTCTTCTGCCCAGAATACTGAAAATTCAATTCCGCTATCACAGGAGAAAATGAGCGTCTTTTATTCAGGTAATGAGGATAATATACATTTAAGTTACACGATTGCTCATGCTTCACCTATCGAGATCAAAATAGTTGACATCACCGGTAAAGAAATAAGGACTGTTCAGTTACCTCTTCAGTTCCCCGGAAATTACTCTGAAATTCTTGATCGTAATTCATTACGCGACGGTATTTATATAATGCAACTTAATTGGGGTGGAAAAAGATTTATAAAGCGATTTATCATTTCATAATTTCCAAACAACTAAAAAATATCAGCGAACTTCAACCGGTTCGCTTTTTTTTTGCCTAACTTGGAGAATGTTACTAGCGACACTTTGTCTACGTTTTTGAAAAATGACTGTCATTCTGTACTGACTTTTATCAAATCAGTCATTTGGCAATTGTTTTGACCTTCCTTGCAGAAGAATAGATTTTTTATTTTAATTATAAAACAACTGAAATGAATCAAAATAATTTAACTCTCAAATCTCAGGAAGCAGTTCAGGCTGCTCAGCAATTTGCTGAAAGCAATTCGCAACAAGCATTGGAGACTTCGCATCTTTTGAAAGGAATTTTTTCAGTAGATGAAAATGTTCTTCCTTTCATTTTAAAAAAGTGTAATGTCAATATTGATAAATTAAAAGACGAAAACGATAAGCTGATTGAAGCTCTTCCAAAGGTCGAAGGCGGTAGGATCTATTTGTCTGACGATTTTAATAAAACTTTCCAGAAAGCAGCTTCCAATGCTAAGGACATGGGAGATGATTTTATTTCTCTTGAGCATTTATTCCTTGCTATGATCAATGGAAAGGATAAGACTTCTGCTCTATTAAAAAATTCCGGGATCAGTGAGAAAGATGTAAAATCTGCTATCAAAGAATTGAGAAAAGGAAGTAAAGTAACAAGTGCCAGTGCTGAAGAGACCTACAATTCATTAAATAAGTTTGCGAAAAATCTTAATGAGCTTGCCCGAAATGGGAAGCTTGATCCGGTAATCGGTCGCGATGAAGAGATAAGACGCGTATTGCAGATACTTTCCCGCCGTACTAAAAACAATCCGATTTTGATCGGTGAACCCGGAGTTGGAAAGACAGCTATTGCTGAAGGTCTGGCGCACAGGATAATTGATGGTGATGTTCCTGAAAACTTAAAGCAGAAACAAATTTTTTCTCTCGATATGGGAGCCTTGATTGCAGGTGCAAAATATAAAGGAGAATTTGAAGAACGACTTAAGTCTGTTATAAAAGAAGTTATCTCTGCGGAAGGCGATATTGTATTGTTTATCGATGAGATTCACACCCTCGTTGGTGCTGGCGGTGGTGATGGTGCAATGGATGCCGCTAACATCCTGAAGCCTGCATTGGCAAGAGGTGAATTAAGAGCGATCGGTGCCACTACTCTTTCAGAATATCAGAAGTATGTGGAGAAGGATAAAGCACTTGAAAGAAGGTTTCAGAAAGTCATGGTTGAAGAACCAAGTACTGAAGATGCAATTTCTATTTTGAGAGGACTCAAAGAGCGTTATGAAACGCATCACAAAGTAAGGATCAAGGATGAAGCTATTATTGCTGCTGTTGAACTTAGTGAACGCTATATTTCTGATCGCTTTCTACCGGATAAAGCTATTGATCTTGTTGATGAAGCTGCAGCAAAATTACGTCTTGAAATCGATTCTGTTCCGGAAGAGCTTGATGAAATGAATCGCAGGATCATGCAATTGGAAATTGAAAGAGAAGCTATCAAAAGAGAGAAAGATGAACGGAAGTTGAATGATCTGAATGAAGAAATCGCTAATCTAAATGAAGACAGAAATCAACTGAAAGCAAAATGGGAATCTGAAAAGCAGATCGTTCAGGGAATTCAATCATCAAAAGAAAAAATTGAAGCATTAAAGTTAGAAGCTGAACAAGCTGAGCGTTCAGGTGATTATGGCCGCGTTGCAGAGATCAGGTATGGAAAAATAGGTGAAGTTGAAGGAAAGTTAAAGGAACTTGAAGTTCAGCTTGGAACAATGCAAATTGAAAAAGCATTGATAAAGGAAGAAGTAGATTCTGAAGATATTGCTGAAGTCGTTTCACGATGGACAGGCATTCCTGTAAACAGAATGTTACAAAGCGAAAGAGAAAAGCTTTTGCATCTTGAAGAAGAATTGCACAAAAGAGTAATCGGTCAGGAAGAAGCAATCAGTGCCTTGAGTGATGCTGTCAGAAGAAGTCGTGCCGGACTGCAGGATGCAAAAAAACCGATCGGTTCATTTATCTTTCTTGGGACAACCGGTGTTGGAAAAACAGAACTTGCTAAAGCACTGGCAGAATTTTTATTCA harbors:
- a CDS encoding YdeI/OmpD-associated family protein, whose amino-acid sequence is MKKDKAIDQYIKQSKEFAQPILKHFRSLVHTHCPETEETLKWGFPHFQYKGIMCSMASFSGHCAIGFWKGSLIPELQKIEDSSAMGQLGRISDLKDLPSDKVLATIIKKAMKLNDEGVKSPTHSKPKSIVDVKIPDYILTAIKKNKKVNTNFYAFSNSQQKEYVEWIEEAKTETTRIKRLETMLEWVSEGKIRNWKYVKQK
- a CDS encoding T9SS type A sorting domain-containing protein, with the translated sequence MKKIYILFLILVTASLSISSAQNTENSIPLSQEKMSVFYSGNEDNIHLSYTIAHASPIEIKIVDITGKEIRTVQLPLQFPGNYSEILDRNSLRDGIYIMQLNWGGKRFIKRFIIS
- the clpB gene encoding ATP-dependent chaperone ClpB, which produces MNQNNLTLKSQEAVQAAQQFAESNSQQALETSHLLKGIFSVDENVLPFILKKCNVNIDKLKDENDKLIEALPKVEGGRIYLSDDFNKTFQKAASNAKDMGDDFISLEHLFLAMINGKDKTSALLKNSGISEKDVKSAIKELRKGSKVTSASAEETYNSLNKFAKNLNELARNGKLDPVIGRDEEIRRVLQILSRRTKNNPILIGEPGVGKTAIAEGLAHRIIDGDVPENLKQKQIFSLDMGALIAGAKYKGEFEERLKSVIKEVISAEGDIVLFIDEIHTLVGAGGGDGAMDAANILKPALARGELRAIGATTLSEYQKYVEKDKALERRFQKVMVEEPSTEDAISILRGLKERYETHHKVRIKDEAIIAAVELSERYISDRFLPDKAIDLVDEAAAKLRLEIDSVPEELDEMNRRIMQLEIEREAIKREKDERKLNDLNEEIANLNEDRNQLKAKWESEKQIVQGIQSSKEKIEALKLEAEQAERSGDYGRVAEIRYGKIGEVEGKLKELEVQLGTMQIEKALIKEEVDSEDIAEVVSRWTGIPVNRMLQSEREKLLHLEEELHKRVIGQEEAISALSDAVRRSRAGLQDAKKPIGSFIFLGTTGVGKTELAKALAEFLFNDENSMTRIDMSEYQERHTVSRLIGAPPGYVGYDEGGQLTEAVRRRPYSVILLDEIEKAHPDVFNILLQVLDDGRLTDNKGRTASFKNTIIIMTSNIGSHLIQESFEDLNAFNHEETVSKTKVKVFDLLKKTIRPEFLNRIDEIIMFQPLTREEVKQIVRIQFQSLQNLLKQNEMKITASEEAIEWLSQLGFDPQFGARPLKRVIQKKVLNELSKQILAGNITKDADIELKLNSKNEFEFVNIHKSVEV